One Beggiatoa leptomitoformis DNA segment encodes these proteins:
- a CDS encoding septation protein A, which yields MKFLYDFFPILFFFIAYKVADIFVATAVAILASLAQVLIYRIQHHRYEKMHLITLAIVIIFGGMTLVLHDETFIKWKPTLIDFLFAGALIASQFIGEKNLIQRMLETAVQVTSTHVWLRLNIAWAGFFLSMGLLNLYVAFHFSTDTWVNFKLFGMMGLTIVFIVFQSIYLARYIDESTPEVTE from the coding sequence ATGAAATTTCTCTACGATTTTTTTCCCATCCTATTCTTTTTTATCGCCTATAAAGTTGCGGATATTTTTGTCGCAACGGCTGTTGCAATACTTGCGTCACTCGCACAAGTGCTTATTTATCGCATTCAACACCATCGCTACGAAAAAATGCACCTCATCACGCTTGCCATCGTGATTATTTTTGGCGGAATGACCCTTGTATTGCACGATGAAACCTTTATCAAATGGAAACCGACCCTCATAGATTTCCTATTTGCAGGCGCATTAATTGCTAGCCAATTCATAGGGGAAAAGAATTTAATTCAGCGCATGTTAGAAACCGCCGTTCAAGTCACCTCAACACACGTTTGGCTACGGTTAAACATCGCATGGGCAGGATTTTTTCTGAGTATGGGATTATTAAATTTATACGTTGCTTTCCACTTCAGCACCGATACATGGGTTAATTTCAAACTATTTGGAATGATGGGCTTAACCATTGTATTTATTGTTTTCCAAAGCATTTATTTAGCCCGATATATTGATGAAAGCACACCTGAAGTAACAGAATAA
- a CDS encoding HD domain-containing protein, translating to MLENTTTFTAEEIALLLKALRFSADKHRDQRRRDKQVSPYINHPINVATLLWEEGGVHDIVTIVAALLHDTVEDTNTTNQEIQTLFGTDVLNVVQEVTDDKSLEKAERKRLQIEHAPHKSTRAKLVKLADKICNVQDILYMPPQTWSTERCLEYVAWSEQVINGIRGINPILEAHFDQLVHQARQVLHAKKTA from the coding sequence ATGTTAGAAAATACCACGACCTTCACGGCAGAAGAAATTGCACTGTTATTAAAAGCCTTACGCTTTTCTGCTGACAAACACCGCGACCAACGGCGACGCGATAAACAAGTATCACCCTATATCAATCATCCTATTAATGTTGCAACCTTACTCTGGGAAGAAGGGGGAGTACACGATATAGTCACCATTGTTGCCGCCTTACTGCACGACACAGTAGAAGATACCAACACAACGAATCAAGAGATTCAAACCCTATTTGGCACAGACGTTTTAAACGTGGTTCAAGAAGTGACTGACGACAAAAGCCTTGAAAAAGCAGAACGTAAACGCCTACAAATAGAACATGCCCCCCACAAATCCACACGGGCAAAATTAGTAAAATTGGCAGATAAAATTTGCAACGTTCAAGATATTTTATACATGCCACCACAGACATGGTCGACAGAACGCTGTTTAGAATATGTTGCATGGAGTGAACAAGTTATCAATGGCATACGTGGTATTAACCCCATTTTAGAAGCCCACTTCGACCAACTTGTTCACCAAGCCCGCCAAGTGCTACACGCAAAAAAGACCGCTTGA
- a CDS encoding GxxExxY protein → MQKDPLTYQIIGCAMKVHRTMGNGFQEVIYQRCLEIEFKKEGLLFGREVEQNVFYEGVQVGTRRADFIVENKIVVELKALITLEDVHIAQAKNYVTAYQFEKGLLINFGAKSLEHKLIFP, encoded by the coding sequence ATGCAAAAAGACCCTTTAACGTATCAAATTATTGGTTGTGCAATGAAAGTACACAGAACAATGGGAAACGGTTTTCAAGAGGTTATTTATCAACGGTGTTTAGAAATAGAATTTAAAAAAGAAGGCTTATTATTCGGTAGAGAAGTAGAACAAAATGTTTTTTATGAAGGCGTGCAAGTTGGCACAAGAAGAGCGGATTTTATTGTAGAAAATAAAATCGTCGTAGAACTTAAAGCCTTAATAACCTTAGAAGATGTTCATATAGCCCAAGCTAAAAATTATGTTACTGCCTATCAATTTGAAAAAGGCTTATTAATCAACTTCGGCGCAAAAAGTTTAGAACATAAACTTATTTTTCCTTAA
- a CDS encoding methylated-DNA--[protein]-cysteine S-methyltransferase, which produces MNIQLAPKTATFTIRYGKQPSPFGECVIGVTEQGVCYLAFTDSYTELQEYWTQATLCYDARATADLLPQIFKPNPNLDVCVQGTAFQQKVWTALTHLPFATVISYATLAETIGHPQSARAVGQAVAKNTVAFLIPCHRVIRQSGELGDYRWGVTRKQAMLAWEKDKIA; this is translated from the coding sequence ATGAATATTCAATTAGCTCCCAAAACAGCAACGTTCACTATTCGCTATGGAAAACAACCAAGCCCTTTTGGAGAATGCGTTATCGGTGTTACTGAACAAGGCGTATGTTACCTAGCCTTTACCGATTCTTACACAGAATTACAAGAATATTGGACACAAGCAACCTTATGTTACGACGCACGAGCTACGGCTGATTTACTCCCACAGATTTTTAAGCCCAATCCAAACCTTGATGTTTGCGTGCAAGGGACAGCTTTTCAACAAAAAGTCTGGACAGCACTAACCCATCTACCATTTGCAACCGTCATCAGCTATGCCACGTTAGCCGAAACTATCGGACACCCCCAATCTGCGCGTGCAGTAGGGCAAGCCGTAGCAAAAAATACCGTAGCCTTTTTAATCCCTTGTCATCGTGTTATCCGACAATCGGGCGAACTGGGCGATTACCGCTGGGGCGTAACCCGAAAACAAGCCATGTTGGCATGGGAAAAAGATAAAATTGCTTGA
- the pspB gene encoding envelope stress response membrane protein PspB has translation MKELIDLLSVVLVFVVPLWLILHYRWKNKSKGGLSPEDKQQVMQLYKKAKGLEERINVLESILDDQIPDWRKQK, from the coding sequence ATGAAAGAACTTATCGATTTATTAAGTGTTGTCCTTGTCTTTGTTGTGCCTTTATGGTTGATTTTACATTATCGTTGGAAAAATAAATCAAAAGGTGGGTTATCTCCAGAAGATAAACAGCAAGTTATGCAGTTATACAAAAAAGCTAAAGGCTTGGAAGAGCGTATTAATGTATTAGAATCTATATTGGATGATCAAATTCCTGATTGGCGCAAACAAAAATAA
- a CDS encoding PspC domain-containing protein gives MSNPNPNEEDKWSFDAFVRKEAEKQATKTAQSSPLAAARNGYLKRKDKVSTPKESMLDEFDEFDETEPTPKTLNTDNKTNLYKGLYKNTQQKWIFGVCAGFADYSGISVAFFRIMTVFCTMFFPFTFFIYLGLAFFLPTRPDAANADVKNAISPEDTAFMQRLPELLAKLDAVVSLTDQKTRRIEHYVTSDTFSLQRKIWDLQRKS, from the coding sequence ATGAGTAATCCTAACCCAAATGAAGAAGATAAGTGGTCATTTGATGCGTTTGTACGCAAAGAGGCGGAAAAGCAAGCGACAAAAACAGCGCAATCATCCCCCTTAGCTGCTGCAAGAAATGGGTATTTAAAGCGAAAAGATAAAGTGTCGACACCTAAAGAGTCGATGCTTGATGAGTTTGATGAGTTTGATGAAACTGAGCCTACACCAAAAACCTTAAATACAGACAATAAAACAAACTTATATAAAGGATTGTATAAGAATACTCAACAAAAATGGATATTTGGCGTTTGTGCAGGATTTGCAGATTATTCAGGTATTTCTGTTGCATTTTTTCGGATTATGACCGTTTTTTGCACGATGTTTTTTCCGTTCACGTTTTTTATTTATCTTGGGCTGGCTTTCTTTTTGCCGACAAGACCAGATGCAGCGAATGCGGATGTAAAAAATGCGATTTCGCCAGAGGATACGGCATTTATGCAGCGGTTGCCTGAGTTATTGGCTAAGTTAGATGCGGTTGTGTCGTTGACCGACCAGAAAACCCGTCGTATTGAACATTATGTGACCTCTGACACATTTTCGTTACAACGTAAAATATGGGATTTACAGCGTAAATCATGA
- a CDS encoding M17 family metallopeptidase, with translation MKINSHAQKPTQADIDLLSHWVMILPAKVLETAPDFPYIDVFKQRYLRRHQHQESPLVIELPNPSASLVTLGFSPEIHAPFECLTLARQLVTNHVVYHPQVLGICIAGFAEPFAMQLAEAIIAAALAAVAEMPTFKNHAKSINNTFSQVELYGVSSPDEFAQTRAEAVGNNLARYLSVLPANKLTPLLYRQKVERLADEHGWESKFYDLQALRTKHAGAFLAVTQASETMDGGLLLLRYRPVKFSKKVALVGKGVCFDTGGVHLKTRVAMANMHMDMQGSAVALGTLLALSLLKVDFAVDCWLALAENHISALAYKSNDVVQASNGLTIEITDSDAEGRLLLADALVLASEEKPDVMIDYATLTYGCVIALGTAYSGLFCNRENLLALLVETGRLSGERVWGFPWDADYDARLQSEIADIKQCPTDNEDSEADHIYATRFLSRFVDPAIAWIHIDLSSHYHEDGLAHIPTAVTGFGVRYTVHLLRQQGLLSLV, from the coding sequence ATGAAGATAAACAGCCACGCACAGAAGCCCACACAAGCGGATATTGATTTGTTAAGTCATTGGGTGATGATATTGCCCGCTAAAGTGTTGGAAACCGCACCCGATTTTCCGTATATAGATGTTTTTAAACAGCGTTATTTGCGTCGTCATCAGCATCAAGAAAGTCCATTGGTCATAGAATTGCCTAATCCTAGTGCGAGCTTGGTAACGTTGGGGTTTTCTCCTGAGATTCATGCGCCGTTTGAGTGTTTAACTCTTGCAAGACAGTTGGTTACAAATCATGTTGTTTATCATCCGCAGGTGTTAGGGATTTGTATTGCGGGCTTTGCTGAACCGTTTGCTATGCAGTTAGCCGAGGCGATTATTGCGGCTGCATTAGCGGCCGTCGCGGAGATGCCTACATTTAAAAATCATGCTAAATCAATTAATAATACGTTTTCGCAAGTGGAGTTATATGGGGTTAGTTCTCCTGATGAATTTGCACAAACACGCGCGGAGGCGGTTGGTAATAATCTGGCGCGTTATTTGTCTGTCTTGCCTGCGAATAAATTAACGCCGTTGTTGTATCGGCAGAAGGTGGAGCGGTTAGCGGATGAGCATGGTTGGGAGAGTAAATTTTATGATTTGCAGGCCTTGCGCACAAAACATGCGGGTGCATTTCTCGCGGTCACACAGGCGAGCGAGACGATGGACGGCGGATTGTTGTTATTGCGTTATCGCCCTGTAAAGTTTAGTAAAAAAGTGGCATTAGTCGGGAAAGGGGTGTGTTTTGATACGGGGGGCGTGCATTTAAAAACCCGTGTTGCAATGGCGAATATGCACATGGATATGCAGGGCAGTGCGGTTGCGTTGGGTACGTTGTTGGCGTTAAGTTTGTTAAAGGTTGATTTTGCAGTTGATTGTTGGTTGGCGTTGGCTGAAAATCATATTAGTGCGTTGGCGTATAAATCAAATGATGTTGTGCAGGCTAGTAATGGATTAACGATTGAAATTACAGATAGTGATGCGGAAGGGCGTTTATTGCTTGCGGATGCGTTGGTGTTGGCGAGCGAGGAAAAACCTGATGTGATGATTGATTATGCAACCTTGACTTATGGTTGTGTGATTGCGTTAGGAACGGCTTATAGTGGTTTATTTTGTAATCGTGAAAATTTGTTGGCGTTGTTGGTGGAAACAGGGCGTTTATCAGGGGAACGGGTATGGGGGTTTCCGTGGGATGCGGATTATGATGCGCGGTTGCAAAGTGAGATAGCGGATATAAAACAATGTCCAACGGATAATGAAGACAGTGAAGCTGACCATATTTATGCAACCCGTTTTTTAAGCCGTTTTGTTGACCCTGCAATTGCGTGGATACATATTGATTTATCTAGCCATTATCATGAGGATGGATTGGCACATATTCCAACGGCGGTAACGGGGTTTGGTGTGCGTTATACGGTGCATTTGTTACGACAACAGGGTTTGTTATCGCTGGTTTAA
- a CDS encoding ABC transporter ATP-binding protein has translation MTEPPEPPALVIDNLHKQFGSLEVLKGVSLTAQKGDVISMIGSSGSGKSTFLRCINLLEIPNQGTISVNGETLAMTQQRDGSLKPSSPKQVERIRSRLSMVFQSFNLWSHLTVLENIIEAPIHVLRIPRKEAIERAEYLLKKVGIYERKHYYPINMSGGQQQRAAIARALAMNPDVMLFDEPTSALDPELVGDVLKVMTDLATEGRTMIVVTHEMGFAREVSSKVLFLHQGVIEEQGTPQAVFYAPTSERCRQFLASRIT, from the coding sequence ATGACCGAACCGCCTGAACCCCCAGCCCTTGTTATAGACAACCTACACAAACAATTTGGCTCACTAGAAGTGCTTAAAGGCGTTTCACTCACCGCCCAAAAAGGCGATGTTATCTCCATGATAGGCTCATCAGGCTCAGGGAAAAGCACCTTTTTACGCTGTATTAATCTACTAGAAATTCCCAATCAAGGGACAATCAGCGTTAATGGCGAAACGTTAGCCATGACCCAACAACGCGACGGCTCATTAAAACCCAGTAGCCCAAAACAAGTAGAACGCATTCGTTCCCGCCTTAGCATGGTTTTTCAAAGTTTTAACCTCTGGTCGCACCTGACCGTTTTAGAAAATATTATTGAAGCCCCTATTCATGTCCTGCGTATTCCCCGCAAAGAAGCCATCGAACGTGCAGAATATTTACTAAAAAAAGTCGGTATTTATGAGCGTAAACACTACTATCCAATCAACATGTCTGGCGGACAACAACAACGTGCAGCCATTGCGCGCGCCCTAGCCATGAATCCTGATGTTATGCTCTTTGATGAACCGACATCAGCATTAGACCCTGAATTAGTAGGCGATGTTTTAAAAGTGATGACCGACTTAGCCACTGAAGGACGCACGATGATAGTCGTGACCCACGAAATGGGATTTGCGCGAGAAGTTTCTTCAAAAGTATTATTTCTACATCAAGGTGTTATTGAAGAACAAGGAACACCTCAAGCCGTTTTTTACGCCCCCACCTCTGAACGCTGTCGCCAATTTTTAGCCAGTCGCATTACATAA
- a CDS encoding CZB domain-containing protein has product MASKAFFLMRLNDHVQYLKKIDATLNDKGEFQGTDCHDCKLGKWLYGEGQTEVDNLKNTIANNIFTSLFEPHERFHQISKQALELKKAGDMEAVHKIVTEMHILSNVISRKLLDLDELDR; this is encoded by the coding sequence ATGGCAAGCAAAGCATTTTTCCTTATGCGCTTAAATGACCATGTGCAATACCTTAAAAAAATTGACGCAACCTTAAACGACAAAGGCGAGTTTCAAGGCACAGACTGCCACGACTGCAAATTGGGCAAATGGTTATATGGCGAAGGTCAAACCGAAGTGGATAATTTAAAAAATACCATTGCCAACAATATTTTTACCAGCCTATTTGAACCACATGAACGGTTTCACCAAATCAGCAAACAAGCCCTAGAACTAAAAAAAGCAGGGGATATGGAAGCCGTGCATAAAATTGTCACTGAAATGCACATTCTTTCTAATGTTATCTCCAGAAAATTACTCGACCTAGATGAATTAGACCGCTAG
- a CDS encoding GTP-binding protein: MSNYKLIFTGPSGAGKSTAIAALSDIPVVTTEAKARERNEGHRYKETITVALDYGVIRLPNQDKIHLYGTPGQERFNFMWDILTEGGLGLIILIDNARANPLDDLAFFVEKFADFIQKTRVAIGITRMDVHTKPRIADYHERLKKFNIKPPLFDVDARSKRDVSLLIQALMFSLDPCLRIQE; this comes from the coding sequence ATGAGCAACTACAAACTAATTTTTACAGGTCCATCAGGTGCGGGAAAATCAACCGCTATTGCAGCACTCAGCGATATTCCCGTCGTTACTACCGAAGCTAAAGCCCGCGAGCGCAACGAAGGACACCGCTATAAAGAAACTATCACCGTTGCCCTAGATTATGGCGTGATTCGTTTACCCAATCAGGATAAAATTCACCTCTACGGCACACCGGGACAAGAACGCTTTAACTTTATGTGGGATATACTAACCGAGGGCGGATTAGGGCTAATCATTCTCATCGACAACGCCCGCGCCAATCCACTAGATGATTTAGCTTTTTTTGTGGAAAAATTTGCCGATTTTATTCAAAAAACACGGGTAGCTATAGGCATTACACGAATGGATGTACACACAAAACCACGCATTGCAGACTACCATGAACGGCTAAAAAAATTTAATATAAAACCACCGCTATTTGATGTGGATGCACGCTCAAAACGCGATGTTTCTTTACTGATACAAGCATTAATGTTTTCCTTAGACCCCTGTTTACGAATCCAAGAATAA
- a CDS encoding CZB domain-containing protein codes for MANKAFFMLRLNDHIQYLRKMDAALKSESDFLGSTHQDCKLGKWIYGEALDEIAALQDYAKAKAIYDSMLGPHEQFHAAGHKALECKKVGNEAGAQAAMTEMHILSNTLTTKLLELDKLS; via the coding sequence ATGGCTAATAAGGCATTTTTTATGCTCAGGCTAAACGACCATATACAATACTTACGGAAAATGGATGCTGCCTTAAAAAGTGAAAGCGATTTTCTGGGCTCAACGCACCAGGACTGTAAGTTGGGCAAGTGGATTTATGGTGAAGCACTGGACGAAATCGCCGCATTACAAGATTACGCTAAGGCGAAAGCAATATATGACAGTATGTTAGGGCCACATGAACAATTTCATGCGGCAGGACATAAAGCACTAGAATGTAAAAAAGTAGGCAATGAAGCGGGTGCGCAAGCGGCAATGACCGAAATGCACATTCTGTCTAATACACTCACAACAAAACTACTAGAATTAGATAAACTGAGTTAG
- a CDS encoding roadblock/LC7 domain-containing protein, which yields MREEMLRSILSELNGTSADIEASAVISTDGLIMSAMLPSTMDEDRVGAMAAAMLSLGDRTAHELGRGELEQVLIKGDKGYVLLTHAGPDTVVSVVAKPTAKLGLIFLDVKRAAASISKIM from the coding sequence ATGCGTGAAGAAATGCTTCGTTCTATTTTAAGTGAACTAAATGGCACATCGGCTGATATAGAAGCGTCGGCGGTCATTTCTACGGATGGATTAATAATGTCTGCAATGCTCCCCAGTACAATGGATGAAGATCGGGTTGGTGCAATGGCGGCAGCAATGTTGTCATTAGGTGATCGAACGGCGCATGAATTGGGGCGGGGAGAATTAGAGCAAGTCTTAATCAAAGGAGATAAAGGCTATGTATTATTAACTCATGCAGGTCCTGATACGGTTGTCTCTGTGGTTGCAAAACCAACGGCAAAGTTAGGATTAATTTTCTTAGATGTTAAACGTGCTGCCGCATCGATTAGTAAAATCATGTAA